The Ensifer canadensis genomic sequence GGAGAAGCACATAGGCTTCCCCCTGTTCGAGCGACGTCTGCAGAGATTGGTGCCCACAGCCAAAGCACTCAAGCTTTTCGAGGAAGTGCAGGCGTCATTCATCGGCCTGGACCGTATCAACGGATTTATCGTTCGCTTGCGTGATGCATCGGAAGAAGTGCTGACAGTCGCTTCTCTGCCCGCTTTTGCACAAACCATCCTACCCGAGGCGATTGCGCGCCTGAATGCCGCCCAACCAGGACTGACATTGCAGATCAGCACTGTTGATCCCCGTAACCAGTCAAGCGTTTCCGGCTATAATTTTGATATTGGTCTGATCGAGGACATCTATACACAAAGAGATGCCGAATCGCGCGTCCTATGGGTATTCAAGCTTGTTGCCATCATGCCGTCGGATCATCCTCTGGCACAACGTGACCATCTTGAGCCTCACGATTTCGAGGATATCAACTTTATCAGCTTGGGTTCGCAAGACCCTTATCGCCTGAGTGTGGAACGCGTTTTCGATATGGCCGAGACAAAAAGGCGAATGTTTTTGTCATCTCAATCCGCCAATAGCGTGTGTGAACTGGTGCTAAAGGGACTGGGTGTTTCAATTATAAATCCACTCACCGCTTTAAGTTATGAGAAACACGGCCTGGTTTTGAAGCGCTTTTTGCCTGCGCAGGATTTTGTCCTGTCCGTGTTGCGTCCGATCAATCGCCCTGTCATTGCCAGTTCAGATGCGTTGTTGTCGCATTTATCCCGGATATGTGCGGAAGCGCATCAGACATTGGTCCAAAAGAACCTTGAATAGATGGAGGGTGTTGCCGCCGTGCACGCGACTATTGTCGATCATTTCCTTCTCCGGCGACCCCACCTCGAAAACCCTCGCATTTCAACGCGATCCTTTGATCTTGGAGTTCGCTGCGACGACGATATCAACGCCACCCGGTTGTATGGAGGTGATTAGCTAGGGCTCGCATTGTTCTCGCGTTTACTCCAGGCACTGGGAAAAGAGACCATATAGGCACAAACCGGCCGCCCCTTACCAGCTGATGCGGGACGCTGAGAAAGGGTATCGCCGCCACCGTGCCGACGTATGCGCCTCAGTCAAGACTCTTCACGCCGCAAATATCCAACACCCCGAATGACGGCGTCTGTAAGAGCTAACTCATATTTCTGCTTTCGGCCCTTAGCGGTCGTGATCGCTTGCCGCGAATCACGCAGCTCGTTAGGTAATAACTGCAGGCTCGACCCAAGCCTCCCCCCTCCTTTCGGGAAAGCATCGCACATGTAGGGTTGAGGCTAAATCATCGGGCCATCTGTTCGAGCATCGCATTAGGAGGGGTTGCGTTTCGGCTCGCAATGGAGGTCTTTGATGAAGCTTTCTGCACCGATATTTCAACTTAAACGTCGGGCCAAGTTGATGGCACGCAGTAACAACGTTCCCCTGAACGAAGCATTAGACCAGATTGCGCGAGAAGAGGGGTTTGCAAGGTGGAGCCTGCTGTCGTCTCGGATGTCTTCCGGGACGCTTTCCGGAACGATACTGTCGCGCCTGGATAACGGCGACCTGCTGCTACTCGCGGGTCGTCCTGGGCATGGCAAGACCACGCTCGGTCTTCAGCTTCTGATTGACGCAGCCCGAGATGATCGCAGGGCGTCGTTGTTCACATTAGAATTCACAGAGCAACAGGCCAGGAAGCACCTCAGAACACTAGAAGGGGATGGTGGCAGTGTTGCCGATGGAGTGCAGGTTGTTACCGCTGATGAAATCAGTGCGGACTACATCATCCAGTACATGTCGGGATCGGAGCCGGGAACAGTTGCTGTAATCGACTATCTTCAGTTACTCGATCAGCAGCGGAGCAAGCCTGTTCTTTCCGAACAGGTACAGACCCTCGGAGATTTCGCGCGACGATCCGGTGTTGTTCTGGCGTTCATTTCGCAGATCGACAGGTCGTTTGACACCGAAAGCAAACGCCTTCCCGACATTCGCGATATTCGTCTTCCAAACTTTGTCGATCTCGGCCTTTTCAACAAGGCATGCTTCCTTCACAACGGCGAAGCGCAGCTACAAGACGTCGCCTGATTGCTTGCCGTGACCTTATCTGGTCGCGGCAAGTCTCCTCTAAAGTCCGCTCCTGACGCGATTCGGCCGAGGCGGTCGTCGCTGTTCGGCCCAGAGCGGCATCGAACTCGCTAGCGGGTAGTCGACGTTCACTCAAGCGACCGCCGTCGTCTTCGGTTGAACTGTCTTCCGCAAACTCTCAAGCTGCGCGGCGTACGAACGTAAGGCATTTATAGGGAACAGGGCCATCAACTTGCTCTGATTCGGAAATCGCAAATTTATCGTCAGGTATGAGGGGAAAATGGCGGTCGCCGCCGAATGGCGCTTTGAGCACAGTCAGATGAATACGATCCGCAAGCGGAAGAAAAAGCTCGTAAACCTGTTGGCCTCCCCCGATGGTGATCTCCGAACCCGGCAAGGCTGAGGCAAGCGAAAGAGCCTCCTCGACGGACACAGCAGAATGTACGTTGGGTGTATCATCTGCAGCCGTGCGGGAGAGCACGATGCAATGCCTTCCTGGAAGCGGCCGGGGAAGCGACGCATAGGTCATACGCCCCATGATCAAAGCCTTGCCCATTGTCAGTTCCTTGAAGCGCTTTTGTTCTCCGGGAATATGCCACGGAATCTCGTTGCCGCGCCCAATTGCACGGGCGGCATCCATTGCTGCGACAAGAACGATTGGCTTCATGGCTGTCCCTTCCTACGTCCCGTGCCCGTTGGGTCAAGACCGTTTTAGATTCCGTACTTGGCTGCAACGGTCATGACGGCTATTGGCGCGAAACTGCCGGGCATCGTTGTTCCGCTGACCCATCATGAGGTCGTCATGCCACATCCCATTCACGAAAGCAGTTTCCCGCTCTCGTCCTTCGACCACGAAACCGCATTTCTCACCCGTTGGCGAGGCCTCGTCGGTTCCTTTGACCGCCCTTCGCTAAAATCCGCCCTGCGACTGGCCGTTCGCGCCAGTGCACGGCCGCGGCAACGCAAGAGCAAAAAGGCGGTCACGGGCGATATCCTGGCGAAGCTTCTGCTCGCGTGTGCCGGCGAGCGTCTGGTCGATCTACGCGATCGTGCACTGCTTCTGGCCGCGTTCGCCTCCGGCGGACGGCGCCGATCAGAAGTGGCGGCGATGCGCGTTGAGGATCTCAACGATGAGGACCCGGTCCGGACAGATCCAAACGACGAGAAATCCCCTCCCCTCCCCTGCCTGTCGATCCGGCTCGGCCGCACGAAGACGACGACGAGTGACGACGACGAACATGTGCTGCTGATCGGCCGGCCAGTGGTTGCGCTGAAACGTTGGCTGGAGGAAGCCAATATCGAAGAGGGGCCGGTGTTCCGACGCATTGACCAATGGGGGAATATCGACCAGCGGGCGCTGACGCCGCAGTCGGTCAACCTGATCCTGAAGGGCCGCTGCAAACATGCCGGGCTCGACCCGACATTGTTTTCGGCGCATGGGTTGCGGTCAGGCTATCTGACCGAGGCAGCAAATCGGGGCATCCCGCTCCCTGAAGCCATGCAGCAGTCGCTGCACAAGTCGGTGACGCAGGCCGCTCGCTATTACAATGACGTGGAACGCAAACAGGGGCGCGCCGCCCGGCTGATCACCTGAAAGCGCCGGTCATACCGGCGGAGGCGTGTGGTCCTGGACGTCCGGTATAGCGCGACGATCAGGATGAGACGAATCTCACCTTGATTGCCGCCGCGCAACGTCCGGCTAATTCCGGGTCTTGGTTGCTTACCTTTGCTGTAAGCACAGTAGAGCCGACGTATCATGGCTGCAAGAACAAGCCGCAGTCGTAAAGGGCTCGTGCTTATTGCGCCGATGCGCCTAATCCCAGGACAGCTGATCCTTCGGAAGCCGACCACTTGGGTCATGTACTTGCACTTTATGAGGCAGGCTGGGGCCCCAGTTCCAAAGCACCAGGTTTCGATCTCCCTCTTCGGAGCCAGGCGCAAAACTGGGTACTATGATGCCTGCCGTACCCCTCGCCTTCAGTCGATCGTATATCGACCAGGATGGGGGCCTCCTTCCTTCGGAAAGCGCGGTGGCCCAACTGCAGGCCATTTCCTCCACCGAAACACTATTCGCGGCCCGACCAACGTCAGAAGTAAGGTCCGCGATGTCATCACAGTCGACATCGTAGGAACAAAGTACGCAGGGGTCGATACGATGAGCAAATCCTTGATTGGCTTCCTTAATCGCCGTCATGACACTGAGGCCGAGATAGAGAGCCCGCACGCCTTTTGGGTTGAACCGCGCGCCCCTTATAGCCGCGCCATCTCCTGAAACCGGTTTGAAAGCCCAGCGTGGATCGTGCGCACGGTAACAATTGCCCACAAACCTCAAGCGAAGCCCCCTAGGGCCATATGATCGAGGTAATCTCGCACCGCCGCGGCCTTGCCGTCTTTTACGAGAGCCTCGGGCGTACGCCCGCCAAAAGCTGGTAGAGGTTGAGCCCGGTACCAAGCCATTGCTTGCTCCTTACCACCGGCCCAATCTGAGACGCGACTGATAATCTCCAGCATTTCCCGAAGGCGACTCTGCGTTTTCGCGCCCAGGCTACGCTCGCTTCTATACAGCGTTTCGCGGGCTAGGCCCGCCGTCTCGGCCAACTGGCTCTTAGACATGCCGAAGCCGGTTGCGACCCGTTCCACAGCGATCTTTCCCGAGCGATCCATATAGGACAGGACCAGGGGACCGCTTTGCTCTAGAGATTTCAGAACCTGAGGCATGATCATTCCGCCATATCGAGTAACTCATTTATTGTGCAAAATATATGACTCTATTGGCGACAACGCAAGCGACTACGACAGATTCGCCGGGGTAGCGAGAAGCTTCAGGTTGCTGCCCTCCAAAGAGCCGTTCGCTAGGCGCTTCGAGCAATCACCGGGTTCGCCCGCAAT encodes the following:
- a CDS encoding dihydrofolate reductase, whose product is MKPIVLVAAMDAARAIGRGNEIPWHIPGEQKRFKELTMGKALIMGRMTYASLPRPLPGRHCIVLSRTAADDTPNVHSAVSVEEALSLASALPGSEITIGGGQQVYELFLPLADRIHLTVLKAPFGGDRHFPLIPDDKFAISESEQVDGPVPYKCLTFVRRAA
- a CDS encoding antitoxin Xre/MbcA/ParS toxin-binding domain-containing protein, translating into MPQVLKSLEQSGPLVLSYMDRSGKIAVERVATGFGMSKSQLAETAGLARETLYRSERSLGAKTQSRLREMLEIISRVSDWAGGKEQAMAWYRAQPLPAFGGRTPEALVKDGKAAAVRDYLDHMALGGFA
- a CDS encoding DNA helicase, producing MKLSAPIFQLKRRAKLMARSNNVPLNEALDQIAREEGFARWSLLSSRMSSGTLSGTILSRLDNGDLLLLAGRPGHGKTTLGLQLLIDAARDDRRASLFTLEFTEQQARKHLRTLEGDGGSVADGVQVVTADEISADYIIQYMSGSEPGTVAVIDYLQLLDQQRSKPVLSEQVQTLGDFARRSGVVLAFISQIDRSFDTESKRLPDIRDIRLPNFVDLGLFNKACFLHNGEAQLQDVA
- a CDS encoding RES family NAD+ phosphorylase; this encodes MRFVGNCYRAHDPRWAFKPVSGDGAAIRGARFNPKGVRALYLGLSVMTAIKEANQGFAHRIDPCVLCSYDVDCDDIADLTSDVGRAANSVSVEEMACSWATALSEGRRPPSWSIYDRLKARGTAGIIVPSFAPGSEEGDRNLVLWNWGPSLPHKVQVHDPSGRLPKDQLSWD
- a CDS encoding LysR family transcriptional regulator, which codes for MSNNHINLRQVEIFRATMKFGTVTAAAAALGSSQPTITRELSRLEKHIGFPLFERRLQRLVPTAKALKLFEEVQASFIGLDRINGFIVRLRDASEEVLTVASLPAFAQTILPEAIARLNAAQPGLTLQISTVDPRNQSSVSGYNFDIGLIEDIYTQRDAESRVLWVFKLVAIMPSDHPLAQRDHLEPHDFEDINFISLGSQDPYRLSVERVFDMAETKRRMFLSSQSANSVCELVLKGLGVSIINPLTALSYEKHGLVLKRFLPAQDFVLSVLRPINRPVIASSDALLSHLSRICAEAHQTLVQKNLE